A single window of Hymenobacter sp. APR13 DNA harbors:
- the lpxA gene encoding acyl-ACP--UDP-N-acetylglucosamine O-acyltransferase yields MNQPLAYIHPEAKIAQNVVVEPFTTIDKDVEIGEGTWIGPNVTIMAGARIGRNCKIFPGAVIAAMPQDLKFAGEKTTVHIGDNTVIRECVTVNRGTVDRLRTVVGSNCLLMAYVHVAHDCLIGDNCVLANGVQLAGHVEIGDHAIVGGTSAVHQFVKIGQHAMVSGGSLVRKDVPPFVKAGREPLTYAGINSIGLRRRGYSDQKISEIQQLYRLLFLGGMNNNDALDKIELELAPSPERDEVVNFVRNSGRGIIKGYSRGGNGAD; encoded by the coding sequence GTGGAACCTTTCACGACCATTGACAAGGACGTGGAAATCGGGGAAGGCACCTGGATTGGGCCCAACGTCACGATTATGGCGGGGGCCCGTATTGGCCGCAACTGTAAGATTTTCCCGGGCGCGGTGATTGCCGCCATGCCCCAGGACCTGAAGTTTGCGGGCGAGAAAACCACGGTCCACATCGGCGACAACACCGTTATCCGGGAGTGCGTGACCGTGAACCGTGGCACCGTGGACCGGCTCCGGACGGTGGTGGGCAGCAACTGCCTGCTGATGGCCTACGTGCACGTGGCCCACGACTGCCTGATCGGCGACAACTGCGTGCTGGCCAACGGCGTGCAGCTGGCCGGCCACGTCGAAATCGGCGACCACGCCATTGTGGGCGGCACCTCGGCCGTGCATCAGTTCGTGAAAATCGGGCAGCACGCCATGGTATCGGGTGGCTCTTTGGTGCGCAAGGACGTGCCGCCGTTCGTGAAGGCCGGCCGCGAGCCGCTGACGTACGCCGGCATCAACAGCATCGGGCTGCGCCGCCGCGGCTACTCCGACCAGAAGATTTCCGAGATTCAGCAGCTTTACCGCCTGCTATTCTTGGGCGGCATGAACAACAACGACGCCCTCGACAAGATTGAGCTGGAGCTGGCCCCTTCGCCGGAGCGCGACGAGGTGGTGAACTTCGTGCGCAACTCGGGCCGCGGCATTATCAAGGGCTACTCGCGCGGCGGCAACGGCGCCGACTAA